From one Verrucomicrobiota bacterium genomic stretch:
- a CDS encoding bifunctional 5,10-methylenetetrahydrofolate dehydrogenase/5,10-methenyltetrahydrofolate cyclohydrolase, with product MARIIDGKIIANDILTEIKQTVNRCTRPPHVVFIRVGEDPASVIYVNRKQKVAYEVGIRSTTLTFPADVTLTELLATIDRLNRDPEVDGILVQAPLPREAIQRAAFLALDPQKDVDGFHPYNVGLLAQEDDQGFIPCTPAGILELIRSTRQDFTGRHAVVLGRSSIVGRPMGMLLMQRKPWGNATVTFCHSKTHNIAHYTREADLLVVAIGQPHFVTADMVKSGATVIDVGINRIADPQRSKGYRVVGDVDFEHVQEVVDFITPVPGGVGPMTIAMLMKNTLLAYQRHACC from the coding sequence ATGGCGAGGATAATCGACGGTAAAATAATCGCAAATGATATTTTAACTGAAATTAAACAAACCGTCAATCGTTGTACTCGTCCGCCACATGTTGTTTTTATCCGTGTTGGTGAAGATCCGGCGTCGGTTATTTATGTCAATCGAAAGCAGAAGGTTGCTTATGAAGTTGGGATTCGGAGCACAACATTGACTTTCCCAGCGGATGTTACGCTAACAGAACTTCTGGCAACAATTGACAGGTTGAATCGCGATCCGGAGGTGGACGGGATTTTAGTCCAAGCGCCATTGCCAAGGGAGGCGATACAACGCGCAGCCTTTTTAGCGCTCGATCCCCAGAAAGACGTCGATGGATTTCATCCCTACAATGTGGGGTTGTTGGCACAGGAAGATGATCAGGGATTTATTCCTTGTACGCCGGCCGGAATTTTAGAATTAATTCGCTCCACAAGACAAGACTTTACCGGTCGACATGCCGTTGTTTTAGGCCGAAGCAGTATTGTTGGAAGACCTATGGGAATGTTGTTAATGCAGCGGAAACCGTGGGGAAATGCAACTGTGACATTTTGCCATTCCAAGACTCATAATATTGCGCATTACACACGAGAGGCAGATCTTCTTGTTGTCGCTATTGGTCAACCCCATTTTGTGACGGCTGATATGGTGAAGTCCGGTGCAACAGTGATCGATGTGGGTATTAACCGTATTGCCGATCCACAGCGATCTAAAGGATATCGCGTGGTTGGTGATGTCGATTTTGAACATGTCCAAGAGGTTGTAGATTTCATCACTCCGGTCCCCGGCGGTGTGGGACCGATGACGATCGCGATGTTAATGAAAAACACATTGCTTGCTTATCAGCGCCATGCTTGTTGCTGA
- the priA gene encoding primosomal protein N' yields MLVAEVAIFAPLLRPLTYQVSDELLHTLKIGALVNVFVGRSKKVGLVIGIQELEQPPTYLVKPIVSMLYDVPVTDSLLIELYHWIERYYFASFSDVLEAAIPQAIRKNTAIKLQSLLHAEENVGPDAKKFPKQYEAWCFLRQNPGMRKEEFLKKFSRNVFDALLKKHFLYEVFQRQERQVYEQLLPQIGMTEAVTLTEPQQEVCAIIGQNLEKRTFGVYLLHGVTGSGKTEVYIKMISKIIHEGGSVLYLLPEVTLTAQTVKKLRQRFSNIPVHVWHSGLSEGERRDTWFHIMDHPGTLVVGARSAIFLPLKNLRLVIVDEEHERTYKQEENPRYHGRDVAVYRAKLAQATCILGSATPSLESYYNASKGKYTLVTLPQRVDHRALPQVTIVDMRYEKGAAFSKILQDKMGERFERQEQVMLFLNRRGFAPTVLCPSCDYVATCPHCSIPLTYHKSRQTLLCHFCGYETAPTKVCPKCGAPEILYRGLGTQRVEEVVQKIFPQVRFARLDSDILQKKYAFIEVLERFQKRELDLLIGTQMIAKGLDFPNVTLVGLINADGSLSQQDFRANERTFQLLVQVAGRSGRGDLPGEVVVQTRIPGNETLYFAKNTDYSAFFEKELTEREMFHYPPCRHMIALHISSRNASLAELWSQDFLKKTLQPSYSCFPPQTDIRGPVPSPVEKVQDRYRFVLYFLTPQVSRTVQTLRALLETCTIPKEITLAWDVDAYDFS; encoded by the coding sequence ATGCTTGTTGCTGAAGTTGCGATTTTTGCGCCACTTCTGCGCCCATTGACGTATCAGGTTTCGGATGAATTGCTTCATACGCTGAAGATTGGGGCTTTGGTCAACGTCTTTGTGGGGCGTTCGAAAAAGGTGGGTCTTGTGATTGGGATCCAAGAGCTCGAACAGCCGCCGACTTATCTCGTGAAGCCGATCGTGAGCATGCTTTACGATGTCCCTGTGACCGATTCCCTGCTCATAGAGCTCTACCACTGGATTGAGCGCTATTATTTTGCCTCTTTTTCGGACGTTTTGGAGGCAGCTATTCCCCAGGCAATCCGAAAAAATACCGCGATAAAGCTCCAATCGTTACTTCATGCGGAGGAAAATGTGGGCCCAGATGCGAAAAAGTTCCCCAAGCAGTATGAAGCTTGGTGTTTCTTACGGCAAAATCCGGGGATGCGAAAGGAAGAGTTTCTTAAAAAATTCTCGCGTAATGTTTTTGATGCGCTTCTCAAGAAACACTTTTTGTACGAGGTGTTTCAACGCCAAGAGCGCCAGGTCTACGAGCAGCTTCTACCTCAAATTGGGATGACGGAAGCGGTAACATTAACAGAGCCACAACAAGAGGTTTGTGCAATCATTGGGCAAAATCTAGAAAAAAGAACTTTTGGCGTTTATCTCCTGCACGGAGTAACCGGTTCTGGAAAAACCGAGGTCTACATTAAGATGATCTCAAAAATCATCCATGAGGGTGGTTCCGTGCTTTACCTTCTTCCCGAAGTAACACTGACGGCACAGACTGTTAAAAAGCTCCGCCAGCGTTTTTCCAATATCCCAGTTCATGTTTGGCATAGCGGACTATCCGAAGGTGAGCGGCGCGATACCTGGTTTCACATCATGGATCATCCCGGAACGTTAGTCGTCGGCGCGCGATCAGCAATTTTTTTGCCCCTCAAAAATCTAAGGCTTGTCATTGTCGACGAGGAGCATGAACGTACTTACAAGCAAGAAGAAAACCCGCGTTATCATGGACGTGATGTTGCCGTTTATCGGGCTAAACTCGCACAAGCGACCTGTATTTTAGGCTCTGCGACGCCTTCACTCGAGTCCTACTACAACGCATCGAAAGGAAAATATACATTAGTCACGCTGCCGCAACGCGTCGATCACCGCGCATTACCGCAAGTTACGATCGTTGATATGCGCTACGAAAAAGGGGCGGCTTTTTCAAAAATCTTGCAGGATAAAATGGGGGAGCGTTTCGAACGTCAGGAACAGGTGATGCTTTTTTTGAATCGCCGAGGGTTTGCGCCGACTGTTTTATGCCCGTCTTGCGATTATGTAGCGACGTGTCCGCATTGTAGTATTCCTCTAACTTACCACAAGTCGCGACAAACACTCCTATGCCATTTTTGTGGATATGAAACTGCGCCTACAAAAGTATGCCCAAAATGTGGCGCTCCGGAAATTCTTTACCGCGGGCTAGGAACGCAGCGCGTCGAAGAGGTTGTCCAAAAAATTTTTCCGCAAGTACGCTTTGCACGTCTGGATTCGGATATTCTCCAGAAAAAATACGCTTTTATTGAGGTTTTAGAGCGATTTCAAAAACGTGAACTCGATCTATTGATCGGTACGCAGATGATCGCCAAGGGCCTCGATTTTCCCAACGTAACGCTTGTAGGGCTTATCAATGCCGATGGGAGCCTTTCGCAACAGGATTTTCGGGCTAATGAGCGGACTTTTCAGCTCTTAGTCCAGGTTGCAGGACGTTCTGGGCGCGGCGACCTCCCCGGTGAAGTTGTTGTCCAAACGCGGATCCCGGGAAATGAGACGCTTTATTTTGCTAAAAATACCGATTACAGCGCATTTTTCGAAAAAGAACTTACGGAGCGCGAGATGTTCCACTATCCCCCATGTCGGCATATGATCGCACTTCATATTTCGAGTCGAAATGCGTCGCTTGCTGAGCTATGGAGTCAGGATTTTTTAAAAAAAACACTGCAACCATCATATAGTTGTTTTCCACCGCAAACGGATATCCGTGGCCCTGTGCCATCGCCGGTTGAAAAGGTCCAAGATCGCTACCGCTTCGTTCTTTACTTTTTAACGCCGCAAGTCAGTCGCACGGTTCAAACGCTCAGAGCTCTTCTTGAAACGTGTACAATTCCTAAAGAAATTACACTAGCGTGGGATGTCGATGCCTACGACTTTTCTTAA
- the murB gene encoding UDP-N-acetylmuramate dehydrogenase — translation MRKQFLFLGIGGMGMAPLALYLRQQGHTIYGFDDGDTSLWGPIFEREEIIICTQFPKSIDLVVYSSAIAEAHPWRQMATRQGIQQIKRGQLLAQFCRDKKMIAVTGSHGKTTTTGLLIDHLPECGYILGGYFQDSFRKSPAQYRPDDPYLICEVDESDRTVEDYHPDITVALNLEDDHLVNYGNSAQLDATFQTLFQNTRGVVIFPENDSRLYAIADRAGLHGKIIDHVFFGSSNSEIFDSLSEITWPQNDSLTENQRLAYAVLYWLHAKDPKIAIDFSHRQSNKIARRNQFLGTLDEVDYWSDYAHHPTEVLHCMRSMESRYKDVAFVFEPHRYTRTAQYAQEFADILGTRQVDLLPVYAAGEQLISSGKSETIFKKLPQQHNVRLIPHVRKLRKPNKKNQAVVLIGAGSIHAQAERWFREQRIESLIQWLAQENIPYQTNVSSRFFSSIHIAGQLRLLIFPNDKTQLMRLNVALKRYQVKWMLLGNGTNVLLDYDEGVFVSLRQLPREIQILENRVIASANLPLPYFCRCLAKVGIAGYASLAGIPGTLGGALRMNAGAYGQEIFNRLTELEVLPFNGNTLERHTKSMIKHSYRQGFRDGIILSAQFDFSQSQRQSPEEIIATMKCSRTRREQSQPREPNIGCIFKNPPQSSAGSLVDQCGLKSLAHGDAKVSERHANFIVNTGNATPDDVKYLLKTCRQKVFETYGVYLRREILFASDFF, via the coding sequence ATGCGCAAGCAATTTTTATTTCTGGGTATTGGTGGTATGGGAATGGCACCGTTGGCGCTCTACTTACGACAACAGGGGCACACAATTTATGGCTTTGACGATGGCGATACGTCGCTATGGGGGCCCATTTTCGAACGTGAGGAAATTATAATTTGTACGCAGTTTCCAAAGAGCATTGACCTTGTTGTCTACTCGAGTGCCATTGCTGAAGCTCATCCATGGCGGCAGATGGCCACTCGACAAGGAATTCAACAAATCAAGCGTGGCCAGTTACTAGCGCAGTTCTGCAGAGACAAAAAGATGATCGCGGTTACAGGCTCCCACGGGAAAACAACGACAACAGGTTTACTGATCGATCATCTTCCAGAATGCGGCTATATTCTCGGTGGTTACTTTCAGGATTCTTTTAGAAAAAGTCCCGCACAGTATCGTCCCGATGATCCATACCTCATTTGTGAAGTTGATGAAAGCGATCGGACCGTCGAAGATTATCATCCCGACATAACGGTAGCGCTCAACCTTGAGGATGATCATCTCGTGAATTATGGAAACTCCGCACAGCTCGATGCCACATTTCAAACACTTTTTCAGAATACACGTGGCGTCGTCATTTTTCCCGAAAACGATTCGCGTTTGTACGCTATCGCCGATCGGGCCGGGCTTCATGGGAAAATCATTGACCATGTTTTTTTCGGGAGCTCAAACTCGGAAATTTTCGATTCTCTTTCTGAAATTACATGGCCTCAAAATGATTCTCTAACGGAAAATCAGCGGCTGGCCTATGCTGTGCTATATTGGTTGCACGCAAAGGATCCGAAAATTGCAATCGACTTTTCTCACAGGCAGTCTAACAAGATCGCTCGGCGTAATCAGTTTTTGGGAACACTTGATGAGGTTGATTATTGGAGTGATTACGCTCATCATCCGACGGAGGTTTTACACTGCATGCGATCGATGGAGTCGCGCTATAAAGATGTCGCATTCGTATTCGAACCCCATCGCTATACTCGTACGGCACAATATGCCCAAGAGTTTGCTGATATTTTGGGAACGCGACAGGTCGATCTGCTGCCGGTCTATGCCGCCGGAGAACAATTGATTTCATCGGGGAAATCTGAAACAATTTTCAAAAAACTTCCGCAGCAACACAATGTTCGGCTCATCCCACACGTTCGCAAACTTCGGAAGCCGAATAAAAAAAACCAAGCGGTGGTACTTATTGGTGCGGGGAGTATTCATGCTCAGGCAGAACGCTGGTTCCGAGAGCAACGGATTGAATCACTGATTCAGTGGCTTGCTCAGGAAAATATTCCCTATCAAACCAACGTTTCATCCCGATTTTTTTCGAGTATCCATATCGCCGGACAGCTGCGTCTCCTGATTTTTCCCAACGACAAAACGCAACTTATGCGCTTGAATGTGGCGCTAAAGCGATATCAAGTGAAATGGATGCTTTTGGGCAACGGAACCAATGTGCTTTTGGACTACGATGAGGGCGTGTTTGTCTCGCTGCGACAACTCCCCCGCGAAATCCAGATTCTAGAGAATCGCGTTATTGCCTCTGCGAATCTCCCCCTCCCCTATTTTTGCCGTTGTTTGGCAAAAGTTGGAATCGCTGGCTATGCATCACTGGCAGGCATTCCCGGAACACTTGGGGGCGCCCTGCGTATGAACGCTGGGGCGTATGGGCAAGAGATTTTCAACCGACTCACGGAGCTCGAAGTACTGCCTTTTAATGGAAACACATTGGAACGGCACACGAAGTCTATGATCAAACATTCTTATCGCCAAGGTTTTAGAGACGGTATTATTTTAAGTGCCCAATTCGACTTTTCTCAAAGTCAGCGGCAATCTCCAGAAGAAATTATCGCCACGATGAAATGCTCGCGCACACGGAGGGAGCAATCACAACCTAGAGAACCCAATATCGGGTGTATTTTTAAAAATCCACCACAGAGTTCCGCAGGTTCCCTGGTCGATCAATGCGGACTTAAGAGTCTCGCCCACGGAGATGCAAAAGTCTCCGAACGGCACGCCAACTTCATCGTCAATACCGGAAATGCGACACCAGATGACGTCAAATACTTGCTCAAAACTTGTCGCCAAAAAGTTTTTGAAACGTATGGCGTCTACCTCCGGCGGGAGATTTTATTTGCTTCGGATTTTTTCTAA
- the malQ gene encoding 4-alpha-glucanotransferase, producing MERQWSEERAVGVILHISSLPGETGIGNFGETAYQFVDFLSSAGMRYWQVCPLGPTGYGDSPYQPIASFALNPYFIDYEAIGIAPPVSSNAAAVNFCGWYQWLQDQISFLGTTLYEQIRKKETFPKFLKHHHHWLENYAKFAALKHYFKGQEWHQWDPIFWDKNCALPEFLTPVCNGYLALQYVAHEQWFRLKKYANDHQVRIIGDLPMFPGYDSADVWANPQNFLLDRQRRPRYVAGVPPDYFSPTGQLWGNPVYDWAFLKSDRYRWWHQRLERNFELFDVVRLDHFRGLDRFWKIPANASDATRGTWAKAHGAEVLKPFLNQPMIAEDLGDVDTSAEQLKIKLRLPGMSVLQFAFSGDPKNHYLPHNLERHNVLYLGTHDNDTLLGWYQHCDEATHDQVRQYFGINDTQLTWKWITEAYRAPCFLAMLSVQDLLKLGSEARLNTPGTIGHNWQWRMTPEQFDQLIALASELRTYQQRYDR from the coding sequence GTGGAGCGACAATGGAGTGAAGAGCGCGCGGTTGGCGTCATTTTGCACATTTCGAGTTTACCGGGTGAAACCGGCATTGGGAATTTCGGAGAAACCGCGTATCAATTTGTCGACTTCCTCTCTTCTGCGGGTATGCGCTACTGGCAAGTCTGCCCTCTGGGACCCACCGGCTACGGCGATTCACCCTATCAACCGATCGCCTCTTTCGCCCTTAACCCCTATTTCATCGATTACGAAGCCATCGGGATCGCCCCACCAGTATCTTCCAATGCAGCTGCCGTCAACTTTTGTGGCTGGTATCAGTGGCTCCAAGATCAAATTTCCTTCTTAGGCACCACACTCTATGAGCAAATTCGTAAAAAGGAAACATTTCCAAAATTCCTCAAACATCATCACCATTGGCTCGAAAATTACGCTAAATTTGCCGCGCTGAAGCATTATTTTAAGGGACAGGAATGGCATCAATGGGACCCAATCTTTTGGGATAAAAATTGCGCTCTACCCGAATTCTTAACGCCCGTTTGCAATGGCTATTTGGCATTGCAATACGTTGCACATGAGCAGTGGTTTCGCCTCAAAAAATACGCCAATGATCATCAGGTTCGAATTATCGGTGATCTTCCGATGTTTCCTGGATATGACAGTGCGGATGTCTGGGCTAATCCCCAAAATTTTCTGCTCGATCGCCAGCGGCGCCCTCGGTATGTCGCTGGAGTCCCGCCGGACTATTTTTCACCCACGGGGCAACTCTGGGGCAATCCTGTGTACGACTGGGCATTTTTAAAAAGCGATCGCTATCGATGGTGGCATCAGCGGCTAGAGCGTAACTTCGAGCTTTTTGATGTCGTACGCTTAGATCACTTTCGGGGATTAGATCGCTTTTGGAAAATTCCCGCGAACGCGTCTGATGCGACTCGAGGGACTTGGGCCAAAGCTCATGGCGCGGAGGTCTTAAAGCCATTTTTAAACCAACCGATGATTGCTGAGGATTTGGGCGATGTCGATACAAGCGCAGAACAGCTCAAAATAAAACTCCGACTTCCAGGGATGAGCGTCCTACAATTCGCCTTTTCTGGCGATCCGAAAAATCATTACTTACCTCATAACTTAGAGCGCCATAATGTTCTCTATCTTGGCACACATGATAACGATACGCTCTTGGGTTGGTATCAACACTGCGACGAGGCAACTCATGATCAAGTCCGACAGTACTTTGGAATCAACGATACGCAACTGACGTGGAAGTGGATCACTGAGGCCTACCGCGCGCCCTGCTTTTTGGCGATGCTTTCCGTACAGGACCTCTTAAAACTCGGCTCCGAAGCACGATTAAACACCCCGGGAACGATTGGCCACAATTGGCAATGGCGTATGACACCAGAGCAGTTTGATCAACTCATTGCGCTCGCCTCGGAATTACGTACCTACCAACAACGTTACGATCGCTGA